The Bdellovibrio bacteriovorus W nucleotide sequence TATTAAAAATAAATGCAAAGAACAGATTCTGCCAAATCTTATTATAGGTCATCTGTGCCATTTTTAACAGACTCAGCAAACTCCATGGGTTGTCATTGAGAATAATGACTTTCGCAGAAGACTGAGCAATATCTGCTCCTGATCCTATACTAATTCCCAAATCCGCCGTCACCAGCGCTGGAGCATCATTAATTCCATCTCCAATCATAGCGACGGATTTAAATCGCGATTTTAGCGACTTCAAATACTCTACTTTTTCTAACGGATTGGCCTCTGCCTTGTAGTCAGAAATTTTCAGTTGTTCAGCCACTCCACGCACAGCCCCTTCAGCATCGCCGCTTAAAATAAACGACGCCACTCCACGCTCCTTCAAACTCTCGATGAGCTTGCTCGCGTCTGCACGCAATTGATCAGAGAAAGAAAAAAAGGCGATGGCTTTTTTAGAATCGATATCCGCTAAAAAAGAAAACGACATGCCTTGAGCTTGCGCCTCTTGCAGAGAAGTCTGAAAATCACTCACAGCAATTTCTTGATTTTCCATGAATCGTCGGCTGCCCAAAATATAACGACGTCCCTCTACCTTACCTTCGACTCCTAAACCTGAATGATTGCGCAGCTCCGAAGCCTCTAAGGAGATAGACTCTTCCTTTGCCTCTAAAAAGGCCAAGGCAATGGGATGGTGACTGGCTTTTTGTAAAGCTTGGGCCACCCCCAGAGCATGGGCTGAGTTCTCAAAAGCCTCGACCCGTGAAAGCTGGGGTTTCCCAAGTGTCAGGGTCCCCGTTTTATCAAATGCAATTGCATCAGTGCGATGGATACGCTCTAGACTCTCAGGCCCACGAATGAGGAATCCCTCTTTGGCAGCCTCTCCCATTCCTACAGTGAGTGCCGCTGGAGTTGCCAAGCCCAAAGCACAAGGACATGCAATCACAAGCACTGCCACCGCACTCCAAAGAGCGTGATGAAAGTCTCCTGTCGTCAGAAACCATACCACCCATGTTAGTAAACTAATGACTAGAACCGTTGGAACGAAATAAGCACTCACCTTATCAGCAAGCCTTTGAATATCTGCCTTGCCACTTTGTGCATTTTCAACAAACGAAATGATCTCGGCTAAGAAACTTTCCTTTTGCTCTTTACCTACTTGAATCTTTAAAGCTCCATCTAGATTAAGAGCTCCGGCTTTCACTTCAGCGCCCGCCATTTTTTCCACGGGCTTGGACTCGCCGCTCAAGAAAGACTCGTCAACGAAAGACACTCCATCTAAAACTGCTCCATCTAAAGGAATTCGTTCTCCCGCTTTAACTAAAATGGTATCCCCGATCTTTAAGAATCTAATATCCATTTTCTTTTCTCCTTTTGCCGTAAGAACAACGGCTTGGGAGGGCATCATTTTCTTAAGATCTCGAATAGCTCCAACGGTTTGAGTTTTTGCGCGCTCTTCGAGATAGCGACCCATCAAA carries:
- a CDS encoding putative metal transporting P-type ATPase (COG2217 Cation transport ATPase); translated protein: METQKVKLDIEGMSCSSCVSKVETILRSQEGIQKADVSLLTKEATIEIDATKKSQILKSLGEEKSYRIQEHLDTGDFEEKTQLKLIKQKKRMWLSALLTLPLLAPMLAGYVGLTLHVPILLQWILASVIQFYIALPFYKNAWAALKRRSADMDTLVVLGTSAAYVMSTYFFISGKGTHHNYFETAATIITFILMGRYLEERAKTQTVGAIRDLKKMMPSQAVVLTAKGEKKMDIRFLKIGDTILVKAGERIPLDGAVLDGVSFVDESFLSGESKPVEKMAGAEVKAGALNLDGALKIQVGKEQKESFLAEIISFVENAQSGKADIQRLADKVSAYFVPTVLVISLLTWVVWFLTTGDFHHALWSAVAVLVIACPCALGLATPAALTVGMGEAAKEGFLIRGPESLERIHRTDAIAFDKTGTLTLGKPQLSRVEAFENSAHALGVAQALQKASHHPIALAFLEAKEESISLEASELRNHSGLGVEGKVEGRRYILGSRRFMENQEIAVSDFQTSLQEAQAQGMSFSFLADIDSKKAIAFFSFSDQLRADASKLIESLKERGVASFILSGDAEGAVRGVAEQLKISDYKAEANPLEKVEYLKSLKSRFKSVAMIGDGINDAPALVTADLGISIGSGADIAQSSAKVIILNDNPWSLLSLLKMAQMTYNKIWQNLFFAFIFNIIGIPLAALGKLTPEFAGLAMGLSSTIVLSNALLLKLQMRSLRIKDR